The genome window TCCGATGGTCTACGGCGCGCTCGGAATCCACCCCCACAACAGCAATGCCTACGGTCCCGATGTAGCGGATAAGATAAGGCATCTGGCCGCGCATCCAAAAATAGTGGCCTACGGGGAAATAGGCCTCGATTACTTCAAGAACCATTCTCCGCGGGAAGCACAGATCAAAGCATTCAGGCAACAACTGGAGCTGGCGCAAACACTTGGCCTGCCCATCATTGTCCATTCTCGTGATGCGAGAGAGGAAACCTATGCAATTCTCAAAGAGGCGAGCGCGAATGAGTGCGGCGGAGTGATCCACTGTTATTCGTACGATCTTGATTATGTGAAAAAGTTTCTCCACCTGGGTTTTTATATTTCCATACCGGGGACCATAACGTATACCAAAGCGCAGGAGCTCCAAAAAGTCGTTCAATACGTGCCTGACGACAGATTGCTCGCCGAGACCGACGCCCCTTTTCTCACACCCAGTCCCCACAGGGGCAAGCGAAACGTTCCTTCATACGTAAAGCTCACTATCGAAAAGATAGCCTTTCTGCGAGGCAAAGATTTAGAGGAACTCGGAACGGTTATGTGCCATAATTTTGAAAAGCTCTTTCTGAAAACACCGAAAGGAAAGAGAGCATGAAACCGGCACTTATCATCGTCGACATGCTCGAGGGTAACTTAAGCGGCGAAAAGAAGGGCGAGCGGGAAGAAGAGAAGATCGTACCCCGTGTGAGGGCCACGCTTAAGCGATGTCGCGACCTCTCAATACCCGTGATTTTCGCCTGCGACAGCTTCCTCGAGGGAGATTTCATCTTCAAAGGCAGGATGAAGCCCCATGCGATCCGAGGAACCAAGGGGTCCCGACCGCTCTCCGATCTGGAAGTTGAGCCCACAGACATTATTCTGGAAAAAAGAAGGTTCAGCGCCTTTTTCAAGACAGATCTGGACCAGACGCTCAGGACTCTCGGCGTGGACTGCGTAGCAGTGGGGGGCATTAACACGCATTTTTGCGTGTTGGCGACTGCGTTCGACGCCATCTGCCACGATTTCTACACGATTATTCTGGAAGATGCGAGCGCTGCCTTTAAGAAGGATATTCACGAACACTGTGTCAACGCCTATAGAAACTCTGCCATATATCCTCTCCTCAAGGTCATGAAA of Syntrophorhabdaceae bacterium contains these proteins:
- a CDS encoding isochorismatase family cysteine hydrolase; its protein translation is MKPALIIVDMLEGNLSGEKKGEREEEKIVPRVRATLKRCRDLSIPVIFACDSFLEGDFIFKGRMKPHAIRGTKGSRPLSDLEVEPTDIILEKRRFSAFFKTDLDQTLRTLGVDCVAVGGINTHFCVLATAFDAICHDFYTIILEDASAAFKKDIHEHCVNAYRNSAIYPLLKVMKADDFLREVSES
- a CDS encoding TatD family hydrolase, which produces MFADSHCHLEMESYDEDRGDVIKQSVREGLHYMLTVGTEEAYFNKVIEIIDGFPMVYGALGIHPHNSNAYGPDVADKIRHLAAHPKIVAYGEIGLDYFKNHSPREAQIKAFRQQLELAQTLGLPIIVHSRDAREETYAILKEASANECGGVIHCYSYDLDYVKKFLHLGFYISIPGTITYTKAQELQKVVQYVPDDRLLAETDAPFLTPSPHRGKRNVPSYVKLTIEKIAFLRGKDLEELGTVMCHNFEKLFLKTPKGKRA